The Manihot esculenta cultivar AM560-2 chromosome 11, M.esculenta_v8, whole genome shotgun sequence genome includes a region encoding these proteins:
- the LOC110625924 gene encoding DNA ligase 1 → MLTLRSCSSLRFIFLPHRSNFFSSFLFSFSSSKSPFLPNSPHLVVKFNPKSTMSSRPSAFDTLMSNARAAAKKKPQSQSTSPKKRKNPAKTLNSVEAETTPNPTIPDSTHSQDETSKSTVDHEIVTKSQISSSENPSLSMVKLGQERVINTKKQRVEIADLKSKIELLKKSPGDFDPKKVLSWEKGERVPFIFVCLGFELIEKESGRILITNMVCNMLRTVMDTTPDDLLALVYLLANKIAPAHEGVELGIGESIIIKALAEAFGRTEKQVKKQLEGTGDLGLVAQASRSSQSMMRKPDPLTVAKVFNTFRLIAKESGKDSQDKKKNHIKALLVAATDCEPLYLIRLLQGKLRISLAGQTLLAALGQAAVFNENHSTPPSHINSPLEEAAKIVKQVYSVLPVYDKIVPALLSDGVWNLPKSCSFTPGVPVGPMLAKSIKKVSEIADKFQNMEFTCEYKYDGERAQIHYLENGTVEIYSRNAERNTGKYPDVIVTISRLKRKPVKSFVLDCEIVAYNREEKKILPFQILSTRPRKNVTMSDIKVNVCIFAFDILYLNGEPLIQKELEVRRQRLYDSFEEEPGFFQFATAVTSNDLEEIQTFLSAAVDASCEGLIIKTLKKDATYEPSKRSLNWLKLKKDYMDNIGDSLDLVPIGAFHGRGKRTGVYGAFLLACYDFDNEEYQSICKIGTGFSEQLLEDLSNGLRSKVIPKPKPYFRHGDKINPDVWFEPSEVWEVKAADLTISPVYSAALGKAERDKGVSLRFPRLVKVRADKSPEQATTSEQVAEMYNAQKPNQPKNQDDSEDD, encoded by the exons TCTGCGATTCATTTTCCTTCCTCATCGCTCcaattttttctcttctttccttttctccttctcctcctctaaATCTCCCTTTCTTCCTAATTCTCCTCATCTCGTTGTTAAATTCAATCCTAAGTCCACAATGTCCTCTCGCCCCTCCGCTTTTGACACACTAATGTCAAATGCACGCGCCGCCGCTAAGAAAAAACCCCAGTCTCAATCCACCTCACCCAAAAAGCGCAAAAACCCTGCTAAAACCCTCAATTCCGTTGAAGCAGAAACTACCCCGAATCCCACTATCCCTGACTCAACTCATTCTCAAGATGAAACAAGCAAGTCCACAGTGGACCATGAAATTGTAACTAAATCCCAAATCTCTAGCTCGGAAAACCCTAGTTTATCTATGGTTAAATTGGGTCAAGAAAGAGTTATCAATACCAAGAAACAACGTGTTGAAATTGCGGACTTGAAGAGTAAGATTGAGTTATTAAAGAAGAGCCCGGGGGATTTTGACCCCAAAAAGGTGTTGTCTTGGGAGAAGGGTGAGAGGGTTCCTTTTAtatttgtttgtttggggtttgaGTTGATTGAAAAAGAGAGCGGGAGGATTTTGATCACTAATATGGTGTGCAATATGTTGAGAACTGTAATGGATACGACGCCTGACGATTTGCTAGCATTGGTATATCTTTTGGCTAACAAGATTGCTCCTGCGCATGAAGGAGTGGAGCTGGGAATTGGAGAATCAATCATTATCAAAGCACTTGCAGAGGCGTTTGGGAGAACTGAGAAGCAAGTCAAGAAGCAATTAGAG GGAACAGGAGATCTAGGCCTTGTTGCTCAAGCAAGCCGCTCATCGCAATCCATGATGCGCAAGCCTGATCCATTAACAGTTGCCAAAGTTTTCAATACATTTCGGCTGATTGCCAAG GAATCTGGGAAGGATAGCCAAGATAAGAAAAAGAATCATATTAAGGCACTTCTTGTTGCAGCCACTGACTGTGAACCTCTATATTTAATTCGTCTGCTTCAG GGAAAGCTGCGAATTAGTTTGGCAGGACAGACTCTTTTGGCAGCACTGGGACAAGCTGCTGTATTCAATGAAAACCATAGCACTCCACCTTCACACATCAATTCTCCTTTGGAAGAG GCTGCAAAGATTGTTAAACAAGTCTACTCTGTACTTCCTGTGTATGATAAAATAGTTCCTGCTCTTCTTAGTGATGGTGTATGGAATCTTCCCAAGTCTTGTAGCTTTACTCCTGGTGTCCCCGTCGGACCAATGCTTGCAAAGTCAATAAAAAAGGTTTCTGAGATAGCAGATAAGTTCCAGAATATGGAATTCACCTGTGAATACAAGTATGATGGTGAACGAGCCCAG ATACATTACCTGGAGAATGGTACAGTCGAGATATACAGTCGAAATGCTGAGCGGAATACTGGAAAATATCCTGATGTTATTGTTACGATTTCAAG ATTAAAGAGGAAGCCTGTAAAATCATTTGTCTTGGACTGTGAAATTGTTGCTTACAAcagagaggaaaaaaaaattctgcccTTTCAG ATCCTTAGTACTCGGCCACGCAAAAATGTCACAATGAGTGACATCAAGGTTAATGTTTGCATATTTGCATTTGATATCTTGTATCTTAATGGCGAACCCCTTATTCAGAAAGAACTAGAAGTTCGTAGACAG CGGCTTTATGACTCATTTGAGGAAGAACCTGGATTTTTTCAGTTTGCAACAGCAGTAACATCAAATGATCTTGAGGAGATTCAAACTTTCCTTAGTGCTGCTGTTGATGCAAG TTGTGAGGGtttaatcattaaaacattGAAGAAAGATGCTACATATGAGCCTTCCAAGCGATCACTGAATTGGTTAAAATTGAAGAAAGATTACATGGACAA TATTGGAGATTCACTGGATCTAGTACCAATTGGGGCTTTCCATGGTCGTGGGAAACGTACAG GTGTCTATGGTGCTTTTCTTCTTGCTTGTTACGACTTTGATAACGAAGAGTACCAAAGCATATGCAAAAtag GAACTGGATTTTCTGAGCAATTGCTTGAAGATCTATCTAATGGGCTTCGTTCTAAAGTGATTCCTAAGCCAAAG CCATACTTTAGGCATGGAGATAAAATTAATCCAGATGTGTGGTTCGAGCCTAGTGAG GTGTGGGAGGTGAAAGCTGCGGACTTGACCATTAGCCCTGTTTACAGTGCTGCACTTGGCAAAGCAGAGAGAGACAAG GGTGTTTCGCTGCGATTTCCACGACTAGTAAAAGTCCGGGCAGACAAGTCTCCAGAGCAAGCCACAACATCTGAGCAG GTTGCTGAGATGTATAACGCTCAGAAGCCTAATCAACCAAAAAATCAGGATGACAGTGAAGATGATTGA
- the LOC110625925 gene encoding protein enabled homolog, which produces MDTQRSSILSWAYFCQGKNMEELKNSLLFTTLELEQTRVAAQEELRKRDDQLSHLKDLLNKITSERDEARERCQRLLLEKLLLQQQQQQQNAPLSGISSIEDEPRRAIDSNNGFSSSDCEESIVSSPVIDPISQPPQLPPVLAPQSLPQPTIEVVPQKPLPEKGKLLQAVMKAGPLLQTLLLAGPLPQWRHPPPPLESFEIPPVTIPSPPLPPQPQPPQLLHQDSLISINVCNRKRVLCDGSDSPTENKHQRILLH; this is translated from the exons ATGGACACACAGAGAAGCTCTATTCTTAGCTGGGCTTACTTCTGCCAAGGAAAG AATATGGAAGAGTTGAAGAATTCCCTTTTGTTTACAACTTTGGAGCTTGAGCAAACAAGGGTAGCAGCTCAAGAAGAGCTGAGAAAGAGAGATGATCAGTTGAGTCATCTTAAAGATCTGCTTAACAAAATCACAAGTGAGAGAGATGAGGCAAGGGAAAGATGCCAAAGACTTCTCCTTGAGAAGCTCTTGCTTCAacaacagcagcagcagcagaatGCTCCTCTCTCTGGGATTTCTAGCATTGAAGATGAACCCAGAAGAGCAATTGACTCTAACAATGGCTTCTCATCATCAGATTGTGAAGAAAGCATTGTTTCATCTCCGGTCATTGACCCAATTTCACAACCACCTCAACTGCCACCAGTTTTAGCTCCACAGTCTTTACCTCAACCAACAATTGAGGTTGTGCCTCAAAAGCCTCTGCCTGAAAAGGGCAAGCTTTTACAGGCAGTGATGAAAGCTGGCCCTCTCTTACAGACACTTCTTCTAGCTGGACCTCTCCCTCAATGGAGACACCCTCCACCACCACTTGAGTCCTTTGAGATCCCACCTGTGACAATCCCCTCACCACCTCTACCACCACAACCACAACCACCACAGCTCCTCCACCAGGACTCCTTGATCAGCATTAATGTTTGCAATAGGAAGAGGGTACTCTGTGATGGCTCCGACTCTCCAACAGAGAACAAGCATCAAAGGATACTTCTCCACTGA